The window ACCGAGGGAGTCAGGCCGAGGTTGATGCTGGAGCCCTCGTGGGGCCGGAAGCGGGCGGACATCTCCGGCCCGGTCACGTCCTCCAGGGTCCAGATGCCCTCGGGGTCTTCGAGCAGTTCGCAGTGCGGGGCGAGGGGGTAGGCGTCCTGGACCGCCGAGAGGAGCAGGGGCGGCGGCGCGGCGCAGGTCGTTCCGGCCGGAACCAGGACCAGCAGCCAGAGAAGGATCGGGGCCAGGAAAGGGACGGGACGCGCCATGTGCCACCCTCGGCGTCCGTTCGGGAAGGACGCGGCCTTTTTGTACACGACTTGTCCTGATCGGCAAAGGATTTGTTCGCCAGGAGATTTCCCCTCTTTTGCCGACGCCTCTTGCGCCGTGCCGGGCTCTGGGTTACAGACTGTGCTCGACTTGTACTTAAACAATTGTTTAGGACGGCCCCATGAAGGACAGACGGCTGCTCATCCTCCTCGTTCTCGCCTGCATCGGCCTGGCCTGGGGCGGCTTCCTGCTGGCCTCGCGCGGCAAGGTCTCGACCGACGACGCCTACGTGGACGGCCGGGTCTACACCATCACCCCGCGCGTGGCGGGCTACGTGGTGGAGGTGCTGGTGGAGGACAACCAGGAGGTGCGGGCGGGCGATCCGCTGGTGCGGCTGGACCCGGTGGAATACGAGGTGGCCCTGGCCGACGCCCGGGCCTCCCTGGCCGCCCTGGAGGAGGACGCCACGGCCGCCGAGCAGGATCTGCACCAGGCCAGGGCCCAGCACGAGCAGGCCGCCCTGGATTTGCGCCGGGCCCAGGATCTCCTGCGCACCCAGGCCGTGTCCCAGTCCTCGGTGGACACGGCCCAGACCGCCGCCACCAGCGCCATGACCCGCGTGCGCGCGGCCCAGGCCAAGCTGGACGCCATCCGCCGCCGCAATGCCGGGGCCCGCGAGGGCGGCCCGTCCTCCGCCGTGATCGACTCCCGCGTCGAGGCGGCCAAGGCCAAGGTCAAGCAGGCCGCCCTGAACCTCGAGTACACCACCATCACGGCCCCCGGGCCCGGCTTCGTGACCAAGAAGTCCGTGGAGCCCGGGCTCATGGTCTCGCGCGGCCAGCCGCTCATGAGCGTGGTGCCCCTGCACGTGCCCGAGATCTGGGTCACGGCCAACTACAAGGAAACCGACCTCACCGACGTGCGCCCCGGCCAGCCCGCCACCTTCGAGGTGGACACCTATCCGGGCGTCACGGTCAAGGGCCACGTGGACTCCATCCAGGCGGGCACGGGCTCGGTCTTCGCGCTTTTCCCGCCCGAGAACGCCTCGGGCAACTTCGTCAAGGTGGTCCAGCGCGTCCCGGTGAAGATCGCCATCGAGCCGGACCAGGACATGCCCCGGCTGCGGGTGGGCATGAGCGTCGTCCCGGTCATCCGCACGGTGAAGAAAGACAAATGACCGCCGCTCCCGGGGCGCCGGTCAACAAGTGGATCATCACCCTGGCGGTGATGATCCCGACCCTGGTGGAGATCCTCGACACCAGCGTGGCCAACGTGGCCCTGGCCCACATCCAGGGCAGCCTCTCGGCCGGGCAGGAGGAGGTCACCTGGGTGCTCACCTCCTACCTCGTGGCCAACGCCGTGGTCATCCCCATGAGCGGCTGGCTGGCCCGGCTCTTCGGCCGCAAGCGCTACCTCATCCTCTCCCTGGTGGTCTTCACCGGCAGCTCGCTCCTCTGCGGCGCGGCCGGGTCGCTCTTCCAGCTCATCCTCTTCCGCGTGGTCCAGGGCATCGGGGGCGGCGGACTCCAGCCCATGTCCCAGGCCATCCTCATGGAGACCTTCCCGCCGCACCAGCGGGGCATGGCCATGGCCGTGTTCGGCATGGGCGTGGTCCTCGGGCCCATCCTCGGCCCGCTGCTCGGCGGCTGGCTCACGGACAACTATTCCTGGCGCTGGATCTTCTACGTCAATCTGCCCGTCGGCATGCTGGCCCTGTTCATGATACAGGCCTTCGTGGCCGATCCCGAGCACCAGGAGCGCCGCGCGGCGGGCGAGAAGGTGGACTACGTGGGCCTGGCCCTGCTCACCCTGGGCATCGGCAGCCTCCAGATCGTGCTCGACAAGGGCCAGCAGGACGACTGGTTCAGCGCCGACTACATCCTGGTCCTCTCCATCATCGCCGGGGTCAGCCTGCTCGTGCTGGTCTTCTGGGAGCTGGCCCACGAACGGCCGGTGGTGGACCTGCGCATCTTCAAGAACCTGAGTTTCGCCGCCGGCAACATCGTCATGTTCATCGGCTTCTTCGCCTTCTTCGGCTCCATCGTGCTCCTGCCCATGTACCTCCAGGGCCTCATGGGCTACACGGCCTTCCTGGCGGGCATGGTCCTCGGGCCCGGCGGGGCCGTGGCGCTCGTCGCCATGCCCGTGGTCGGCAAGCTGACCCAGAAGATCGACGCCCGGGCCCTGCTCATCTCCGGCCTGCTCATCAACGGCTACGCCCTCTGGTCCATGGCCGGGTTCAACCTGTCCATCGACTTCCACACCGCGGTCATGGCCCGCGTGATCCAGGGCGTGTCCATGCCGCTGTTCTTCGTCTCCCTCTCCTACCTGACCTTCGCCTGGGTGCCCGTGCCCCAGATGAACAACGCCTCGGCCATCTTCAACCTCCTGCGCAACCTGGGCGGCAGCTTCGGCACGGCCTTCGTGACCACCATGCTGGCCCGCCGGGCCCAGTTCCACCAGCTCCGGCTCTCCGAGCACATGAGCGCCCTGGACCCCAACTTCCAGACCATGATCGACCAGCTCAAGCTGCACCTGAGCTGGAAGCTCGGCAGCCTCGCCGACCACACGGACCGGGCCTACACCCTCATCTACCAGCAGCTCCAGCGCCAGGCCTCGGCCATGTCCTTCAACGACGCCTTCCTGGCCCAGACCATGCTTTTCCTCTGCCTCGTGCCCCTGGTCTTCATCATGAAGAAGCCGCCCTCCGGCAAACGCTTCGAGGCCGGCGGCGGCCACTAACCGGCTTCGCCGGCTCATGGAAAGACAAAAGGCGGGAGTCTCTCCCGCCTTTCTGGAACGGGCCGAAGGCCCCCTTCGGGGGATTATAGAAAGCCGGAAAGGCTCCCGTTTTTGGGCCGTTCCATGGATAGCGGAAGGCGGATCAGATGGAGGATTCCGGTTCCGGCACGGCGGCCGTTTCCTCGGTTTTCTGCTCCTTCTCCAGCAGGGCCTTTTTGCGCGTCAGGCCCCAGCGGTAGCCGGTGAGCGAGCCGTCCACGCCCACCACCCGGTGGCAGGGAACGGCCACGGCCGCCGGGTTGGAGGCGCAGGCCCGGGCCACGGCCCGCGCAGAGCCGGGGCGTCCCAACCGCGCCGCCAGTTCGGAATAGCTCAGCCGCTCGCCGGGCCGGATGTCCCGCAGCGCCCGCCAGACCTCCAACTGGAACGCCGTGCCGCGCAGGTCCAGGGGTAGGCTCTCGGCTCCGGTGCCGTCTTCCACGGCCCGGACCACGGCCTCCAGGAGCATGATCTCGCGCTCCCCGCCCGGTTCGATCACGGCCTTGGGAAAACGCCGCCTCAGGCCCTCCAACAGTTCGTCCGGCCGGTCCCCGAACTCCACCGAGCAGACCCCGGCGTCCGTGGCCGCCAGGAGCATTAAGCCCAGCCGCGTGCGGCCCAGGGCGTGGCGCACGGTCTCGCCCGCTCCGCCGCGTCGCAACCGTCCCGGGGTCATGCCCAGCATTCCGGCGCGGCCGTACACCCGGCTGGATGACCCGAATCCGGCCTCGGCCACGGCTCCCTCCACGTCCCGGCCTCGGGCCAGGCCGTCGGCCAGGATGCGCGTCCTGCGGGCCAGGGCGTAGCGCTTGGGCGAGAGTCCGTAACAGGCGCTGAACCGGCGTTGGAAATGCCAGGCCGAGAGCCCGGCGATCTCCGCCAGCTCCGCCAGGGGCGGGGCCGGGTCGCCCGCCTCCAGGGCCGTTTCCAGCGCCCGCCGCGCGGCCTCCAATCTGGGATCGTCAGTCGTGCTCATGGCCCCCTCATACCCCGCCTCGGCTTTTCGAACCATCCGCTTCTTGCCGCCTTCGGCGGATGATAGAAGGCCCCCGGCTTCGCCGGTGTATAGAAAGGCAAAAGGCGGGAGTGTCTTCCGCCTTTCTGGAACGGGCCGAAGGCCCCCGGCTTCGCCGGTTCATAAAAAGGCCGAGAAGCGGGAGCCGCCCTCCGCCTTTCTGGAACGGGCCGAAGGCCCCCGCCTTCGGCGGTGTATGGAAAGACAAAAGGCGGGAGTATCCCCCTGCCTTTCTGGAGTGGGCCGAAGGCCCCCGGCTTTCTGTAAAACCCCGAAGGGGGCTAGCGGGTGATGAGGGTGTTGGGCAGGTTGTAGTCGGAGGCGAGCTTGCGGCGGGTGGCTTCGGCCTGCTGGATGGAGGTGTAGCGGCCGATGAGCACGCGGTAGAAGGTGCTCTTGTCGCCCTTGGTGGCCACCACGCGGGCGGGGATGCCGTCGTCGCGCAGCGCGGCCTGACGGCCCCGGGCGTTCTCCATGGAGCGGAAGGTGCTGTCCTGGATGGTGTAGCGGCCCTTGGCCGGAACCTGCAGGGACACGGGCTTGAGGGCCGAGCCCTGGCGTCCCACCAGGCCGCCGCCCTGGGCCTCGGGCCGTTCCGTCCGGGGGGTGACGTCTTCCTCGGCCTGCTCCCAGGGCTCGGGGCGCGGGGTCTTGGCCTTGGCCAGGCCCGTGGCTGGCTTGCCCAGGTCCGCGAAGACCTTTTCCATGAGCCGGGCGGTTTCGCGCTTGCGCACGCCGCTGGTGTTGGAGCCCAGGGTCACGGCGATGATGCGTTTGCCGTCGCGCTTGGCCGTGGCGATGATGTTGTAGCCCGAGGCGTTGACGAAGCCGGTCTTGAGGCCGTCCGCGCCCTCGAAGGAGCCCAGCAGGCGGTTGGCGTTCTGATGGTTGCGGCGGTTGTGGACGTAGTTGCGGGTGGAGTGGAGGGTCAGGGAGTCGGGGAAGCGCTTGAGATAGGCCCGGGAGAGCTTGAGCATGTCGCGGGCGGTGGTCACCTGTCCGTCGGCGGGCAGGCCGTTGGGCGTCTTGAAGACCGTGCGCAACATGCCCAGGGAACGGGCCTTGCGGTTCATCAGGCGCACGAAGTTGTCCACGCTGCCGGACATGTGCTCCGCGATGGCCACGCAGCCGTCGTTGGCCGAGGCCACGGCGATGCCCTTCATGAGTTCGCGCACCGTGACGCGTTCGCCGGTGTAGAGGTCCATGACCGAGCCCGAGGCGCAGGCCGCCCGGCGGCTGACCTTGACCACGTCGTCCTCGCGCAGCTTGCCCTGCTCGATGGCCTCGCGCACGATGTAGAGCGTGAGCACCTTGGTCAGCGAGGCGGGAGCGATCTGCTTGTCCGGGTCCTTTTCGTAGAAGATGGAGCCGCTTTCATAGTCCGCCGCGATGGCCGAGCGGACCCGCAGGCGCAGGGGATCCTTGGCCTCGCCCAGAACCGGGGCGGCCACGGCACGTTTTTTTGATTTCTTGGTTTTTTTGGAGCTGGAGGCGACCTGCTCGGTCTTGGCGGAGGCCTTGGAATGCGACTTGGAACGCTTGGCCATGGCGGGCGTCGCCACCATCGCAAAGGCGCAGAATAGCAGGAAAATCGTCGTCAGGCGAAAACGCGTGCGCATCCATCCCACCCCGTGATTGAAACTCAATTTAGCAGAAACAGCGTGAAAAATCTAGACTTTCGTTAGAAAAAAATCCCGTGCCGCCTTTTTTCCTGTCAGGTTCGGATCGGGGCGTCAAGGGCGCGCCCGCTTGCCCCCCGGGCGCGTTCCAGGCTAGGAGGCGAAGAACCCAAGGAGAGTCCCATGCGCCGCTTCCTCCGCCTGCCGCTCCTGTCGCTTCTGCTGCTCCTCGCCGCCTGCGCCGGTCGCCGCGACGAACCGCCCGTGATCGACCTTCTGGCCTTCCGGCCCGCGCCGGGGGCGACCTTCAATCTCCAGGTGCGCGATTATCAGTTGGGTGAGCTGGGCACGGCCGTGCCCGTGGACGGCGAGGTGGTGGAACTGGAGCGCGACGCGATCCGCACCCTTGAGGCGCTGGGCTACCGTTATCAGCCCGACGGCCGCCCGGACTACGTGGTGCGGGCCTACCTGCTCTGCGTCAACGCCCGCCAGGTGGCGCGGCTGGCCGAGTCCGGCCTGCCCATGCCGCCCTTTGACGATGATTTTCTGCCCTGGGCCGGGGACATCCACGTCTGGAGCCCGGCGCTGGCGGCGGCCGCCAACGCCCCGGAATCCTGCCAGGGCGAGATGCTGCTCCTGGTCCAGGGCGCGACCCAGGGCGCGGACCAGCGGCCCTACGGCATCGAGGCCCGGGTCCATCCCTGCCCGTTCGACATGGATTGCCCCTTCGATCAGTGCGCCCCGCTCCTGCGCACGACCCTGCTCGGCACACTCCAGTCCGCCTTCGGCGGTTTATAGAAAACCAAAGAGGTTCCCTCTTTCCGCCTTTCCGTAAACCCCCGAAGGGGGGCGAAGCCGGGAGCCTCTTGGGATTTCTGCGGGCCGCCGAAGGCGGTTGCGTGGAGGGGGGAAAGCGGTCTAGAGTGGGGATCACGTCGGGGCGGTGAGCCGTAGGGCTCCGCCTGGGCGGGAACTTTTCAAGGCCGGATTCCGGCCGGGTTTTTCGGCTCCGCGTCGCGCCAGCAGACTCTTTTCCTCTCGGGCCCGCGAGGCCCGCGTCGCGCGCGGAGAACCAGGATCGGGCAGGGGTGTTCCCTGCCCACGTTCGACACAACTTTTTTCTCACGAGGTTCTTTGCATGACGACGGACACGGATCAGACGGGACAGGACCAGCCCCAGCAGCCCCAGCAGACCAAGCAGATTCAGCACTACCAGCA is drawn from Desulfovibrio aminophilus DSM 12254 and contains these coding sequences:
- a CDS encoding HlyD family secretion protein, yielding MKDRRLLILLVLACIGLAWGGFLLASRGKVSTDDAYVDGRVYTITPRVAGYVVEVLVEDNQEVRAGDPLVRLDPVEYEVALADARASLAALEEDATAAEQDLHQARAQHEQAALDLRRAQDLLRTQAVSQSSVDTAQTAATSAMTRVRAAQAKLDAIRRRNAGAREGGPSSAVIDSRVEAAKAKVKQAALNLEYTTITAPGPGFVTKKSVEPGLMVSRGQPLMSVVPLHVPEIWVTANYKETDLTDVRPGQPATFEVDTYPGVTVKGHVDSIQAGTGSVFALFPPENASGNFVKVVQRVPVKIAIEPDQDMPRLRVGMSVVPVIRTVKKDK
- a CDS encoding DHA2 family efflux MFS transporter permease subunit, producing MTAAPGAPVNKWIITLAVMIPTLVEILDTSVANVALAHIQGSLSAGQEEVTWVLTSYLVANAVVIPMSGWLARLFGRKRYLILSLVVFTGSSLLCGAAGSLFQLILFRVVQGIGGGGLQPMSQAILMETFPPHQRGMAMAVFGMGVVLGPILGPLLGGWLTDNYSWRWIFYVNLPVGMLALFMIQAFVADPEHQERRAAGEKVDYVGLALLTLGIGSLQIVLDKGQQDDWFSADYILVLSIIAGVSLLVLVFWELAHERPVVDLRIFKNLSFAAGNIVMFIGFFAFFGSIVLLPMYLQGLMGYTAFLAGMVLGPGGAVALVAMPVVGKLTQKIDARALLISGLLINGYALWSMAGFNLSIDFHTAVMARVIQGVSMPLFFVSLSYLTFAWVPVPQMNNASAIFNLLRNLGGSFGTAFVTTMLARRAQFHQLRLSEHMSALDPNFQTMIDQLKLHLSWKLGSLADHTDRAYTLIYQQLQRQASAMSFNDAFLAQTMLFLCLVPLVFIMKKPPSGKRFEAGGGH
- a CDS encoding methylated-DNA--[protein]-cysteine S-methyltransferase yields the protein MSTTDDPRLEAARRALETALEAGDPAPPLAELAEIAGLSAWHFQRRFSACYGLSPKRYALARRTRILADGLARGRDVEGAVAEAGFGSSSRVYGRAGMLGMTPGRLRRGGAGETVRHALGRTRLGLMLLAATDAGVCSVEFGDRPDELLEGLRRRFPKAVIEPGGEREIMLLEAVVRAVEDGTGAESLPLDLRGTAFQLEVWRALRDIRPGERLSYSELAARLGRPGSARAVARACASNPAAVAVPCHRVVGVDGSLTGYRWGLTRKKALLEKEQKTEETAAVPEPESSI
- a CDS encoding D-alanyl-D-alanine carboxypeptidase; this encodes MAKRSKSHSKASAKTEQVASSSKKTKKSKKRAVAAPVLGEAKDPLRLRVRSAIAADYESGSIFYEKDPDKQIAPASLTKVLTLYIVREAIEQGKLREDDVVKVSRRAACASGSVMDLYTGERVTVRELMKGIAVASANDGCVAIAEHMSGSVDNFVRLMNRKARSLGMLRTVFKTPNGLPADGQVTTARDMLKLSRAYLKRFPDSLTLHSTRNYVHNRRNHQNANRLLGSFEGADGLKTGFVNASGYNIIATAKRDGKRIIAVTLGSNTSGVRKRETARLMEKVFADLGKPATGLAKAKTPRPEPWEQAEEDVTPRTERPEAQGGGLVGRQGSALKPVSLQVPAKGRYTIQDSTFRSMENARGRQAALRDDGIPARVVATKGDKSTFYRVLIGRYTSIQQAEATRRKLASDYNLPNTLITR